Proteins found in one Aphelocoma coerulescens isolate FSJ_1873_10779 chromosome 27, UR_Acoe_1.0, whole genome shotgun sequence genomic segment:
- the CNTNAP1 gene encoding contactin-associated protein 1: MPGNAEESGAAPRDRPGSASTSASAATRRAGPAAGLHRARPGPCYDELVAPLYSYSIGASSRYNIFYSASFARLHSTSGWSPDPRDKQPWLQIDLMQKHRINAVATQGTFNTYDWLTRYIVLYGDHPTSWKPFFQQGSNWTFFGNVNESGVVRHDLHYPILARYIRIIPVAWNPRGKIGLRLGLYGCPYRSHVLYFDGDDAISYRFRAKRVSTFEDDISFNFKTLEQDGVLMHGEGSQGDYITVELKQAQLLLHISLGSSPLHASEGHTTVAVGSLLDDQHWHSLHIERLGHYINLTLDGEVKRFRCRGTFDQLDLETEVFFGGVIDHDKQHLTYRQNFRGCVENIMFNGVNIADLARHRRPNIRFEGNVGHYCQDQLNTPITFAGINNYVRVPGIPRRNRLAVSFRFRSWDTVGLLLYTGFADRLGSLEMVLSEGQVNVSIAQPGKKKLEFAAGHHLNDGFWHSVHLVAREGSAVVTIDDDDGSEFRVVHPFQLRTGSQYFFGGCPKPASITGCRSNQTAFHGCLQMLNVDMQPVDVELLAQHRLAQYHNVFFNVCGITDRCTPNLCEHDSRCIQSWDDFMCICDLTGYKGETCHKSLYKETCDAYRVSGKTSGNYTIDPDGSGPLKPFTVYCDIREDRAWTIIRHNRHYATRVTGSSVDQPYLGAVDYWNASWAEVSALANASEYCEQRIELHCYNSRLLNTPSGLPFSFWMGRNDERHYYWGGSQPGIQRCACGLDKNCADPQYFCNCDADHAIWRTDKGLLTFVDHLPVTQVVVGDTNRSGSEAQFVLGPLRCYGDRNTWNTVSFNRGAALIFPTFQANYSLDISFYFKTTALSGVFLENPGYRHYIRIELNTTRDVVFIFDIGNGDENLTVRSVVPWNDDEWHQVKAELNVKLARLRVDKLPWVVRPFPPQSFVHLDFDRPLYVGAAEHKMRPFLGCLRALRMNGVTLNLEGKANETEGVRVNCTGYCQDPPVPCQNSGLCVERYSHYTCNCSISAFTGPFCNHDIGGYFEEGTWVRYNILPMSLYAAREFASIVSSPWQPLPGYNLTSEEVSFSFSTTSAPAVLLYVSTFVKDYMAVLIKDDGSLQLRYQLGTSPYVFTLTNKPVTDGRPHRVNITRLHRTLYTQVDYLPVMEQQFSLFVDRKLDSPKNLYLGRVMETGVIDPEIQRYNTPGFSGCLSGVKFNTLVPLKAIFHPTSALRPYSIRGELVESSCASMLPLSTILIPPEMDPWYMATEFPHVHDDGWIGIIIGFVIFLLLLLAGLLALLYFYHHRYKGSYHTNEPKAIQDYGSATKPPSARKDQNLPQILEEPRGD, translated from the exons ATGCCCGGGAATGCCGAGGagagcggggccgccccgcgggACCGGCCGGGCTCCGCGAGCACCTCGGCCAGCGCCGCCACCCGCCGGGCTGGCCCCGCCGCGGGGCTGCACCGGGCCCGACCCG GACCCTGCTATGATGAGCTCGTTGCTCCTCTTTACTCCTACTCCATCGGTGCCTCCTCCAGATACAACATCTTCTACTCGGCCAGCTTCGCCCGTCTGCACA GCACCAGCGGCTGGTCCCCCGACCCCCGGGACAAGCAGCCCTGGCTCCAGATCGACCTCATGCAAAAGCACCGGATCAACGCAGTGGCCACGCAGGGAACCTTCAACACCTATGACTGGCTTACACGCTACATTGTGCTCTATGGAGACCACCCTACGAGCTGGAAACCCTTCTTCCAGCAGGGCAGCAACTGG ACATTCTTTGGGAACGTGAATGAGAGCGGGGTGGTCCGGCATGACCTGCATTACCCCATCCTGGCACGATACATTCGCATCATTCCGGTGGCCTGGAACCCACGCGGGAAGATTGGACTGCGCCTGGGCCTCTATGGCTGTCCCTACC ggTCCCACGTGCTCTACTTTGATGGGGATGATGCCATCTCCTACCGTTTCCGAGCCAAGAGGGTCAGTACCTTTGAGGATGACATCTCCTTCAACTTCAAGACGCTGGAGCAGGATGGGGTGCTGATGCACGGGGAGGGCTCACAGGGTGACTACATCACAGTGGAGCtcaaacaggcccagctcctcctgcacatCAGCTTAG gcagcagccCACTGCACGCCAGTGAGGGCCACACAACGGTGGCGGTGGGCAGCCTCCTGGATGACCAGCACTGGCACTCATTGCACATTGAGCGTCTTGGCCACTACATCAACCTGACACTGGACGGGGAGGTCAAGCGCTTCCGCTGCCGTGGCACCTTTGACCAGCTTGACCTCGAAACTGAG GTATTCTTTGGAGGGGTGATTGACCACGACAAGCAGCACCTCACCTACCGGCAGAACTTCCGGGGCTGTGTGGAGAACATCATGTTCAACGGGGTCAACATCGCCGACCTGGCCCGGCACCGGAGACCCAACATTCGCTTTGAG GGCAATGTGGGCCACTACTGCCAGGACCAGCTGAACACCCCCATCACCTTCGCTGGCATCAACAACTACGTGCGGGTGCCGGGGATCCCACGGAGGAACCGCCTGGCTGTCAGCTTCCGCTTCCGCTCCTGGGACACTGTTGGCCTCCTGCTCTACACCGGCTTTGCTGATCGCCTGGGCTCCCTCGAGATGGTGCTGAGTGAGGGGCAGGTCAATGTCTCCATCGCCCAGCCTGGCAAGAAGAAGCTGGAGTTTGCTGCAG GGCATCACCTGAATGATGGCTTCTGGCACTCGGTGCACCTGGTGGCACGGGAGGGTTCAGCTGTGGTGACCATTGACGATGATGATGGCTCTGAGTTTCGGGTGGTGCACCCCTTCCAGCTACGCACTGGCAGCCAGTATTTCTTTGGAG GCTGCCCCAAGCCGGCCTCAATCACTGGCTGCCGGTCAAACCAGACGGCTTTCCACGGCTGCCTGCAGATGCTGAACGTAGACATGCAGCCTgtggacgtggagctgctggcacagcaccgGCTGGCGCAGTACCACAACGTGTTCTTCAACGTCTGTGGGATCACGGACAG gtgCACCCCCAACCTGTGTGAGCATGACAGCCGCTGTATCCAATCCTGGGATGACTTCATGTGCATCTGCGACCTGACGGGGTACAAGGGGGAGACCTGCCACAAAT CCCTTTACAAGGAAACATGTGATGCTTACCGGGTCAGTGGGAAGACCTCGGGCAACTACACCATTGACCCAGATGGCAGTGGGCCGCTCAAGCCCTTCACGGTGTACTGTGACATCCGAG AGGACCGAGCATGGACCATCATCCGGCACAACCGTCACTACGCTACGCGGGTGACGGGCTCCAGTGTGGACCAGCCCTACCTGGGGGCTGTGGACTACTGGAACGCCTCCTGGGCCGAGGTCTCAGCCCTGGCCAATGCCTCTGAGTACTGCGAGCAGCGCATTGAGCTCCACTGCTACAACTCCCGCCTGCTCAACACCCCCT CTGGGCTGCCCTTCAGCTTCTGGATGGGTCGGAACGATGAGCGGCACTACTACTGGGGGGGCTCGCAACCGGGCATCCAGCGCTGCGCCTGCGGGCTGGACAAGAACTGTGCTGACCCCCAGTACTTCTGCAACTGCGATGCTGACCATGCAATTTG GAGGACAGACAAGGGTCTGCTGACCTTTGTGGACCACCTGCCCGTCACCCAGGTTGTGGTTGGAGACACCAACCGCTCTGGCTCTGAAGCCCAGTTCGTGCTGGGGCCCCTACGGTGCTATGGAGACC GCAACACCTGGAACACCGTCTCCTTCAACAGGGGCGCAGCCCTGATCTTCCCCACCTTCCAGGCCAACTACAGCCTTGACATCTCCTTCTACTTCAAGACTACTGCCCTGTCTGGAGTCTTCCTGGAGAACCCAGGCTACCGACACTACATCCGCATTGAGCTCAACA CCACTAGGGACGTGGTGTTTATATTCGACATTGGGAATGGGGACGAGAACCTGACCGTGCGGTCGGTGGTACCCTGGAATGACGATGAGTGGCACCAGGTGAAGGCTGAGCTCAACGTCAAGCTGGCGCGGCTGCGGGTGGACAAGCTGCCCTGGGTGGTGCGGCCATTCCCCCCACAGAGCTTCGTCCACCTGGACTTTGACAGGCCCCTCTACGTCG GCGCAGCAGAGCACAAGATGCGCCCGTTCCTGGGGTGCCTGCGGGCACTGCGGATGAACGGGGTGACGCTCAACCTGGAGGGCAAAGCCAACGAGACAGAGGGCGTGAGGGTCAACTGCACCGGCTACTGCCAGGACCCGCCGGTGCCCTGCCAGAACAGTGGGCTCTGCGTCGAGCGCTACAGCCACTACACCTGCAACTGCAGCATCTCCGCCTTCACCGGGCCCTTCTGCAACCACG ACATCGGTGGCTACTTCGAGGAGGGCACCTGGGTGCGGTACAACATCCTGCCCATGTCGCTGTACGCCGCCCGCGAGTTCGCCAGCATTgtgagcagcccctggcagcccctgcctgGCTACAACCTCACCAGCGAGGAGGTCAGCTTCAGCTTCAGCACCACCTCAGCACCCGCCGTGCTGCTCTACGTCAGCACCTTTGTCAAGGACTATATGGCTGTGCTCATCAAGGATGATG GGAGCCTACAGCTGCGCTACCAGCTGGGCACCAGCCCCTATGTCTTCACTCTCACTAACAAGCCAGTGACGGATGGACGGCCCCACCGTGTCAACATCACTCGCCTGCACCGCACACTGTACACCCAG GTGGACTATCTCCCCGTCATGGAGCAGCAGTTTTCCCTGTTTGTGGACAGGAAGCTGGACTCGCCCAAAAACCTGTACCTGGGGCGTGTGATGG AGACTGGCGTGATTGACCCCGAGATCCAGCGCTACAACACACCTGGCTTCTCAGGCTGCCTCTCAGGGGTGAAATTCAACACCCTCGTGCCCCTCAAAGCCATCTTCCACCCCACCAGTGCCCTGCGGCCCTACAGCATCCGGGGGGAGCTGGTGGAGTCCAGCTGTGCCTCAATGCTCCCCCTCAGCACAATCCTTATCCCTCCTGAGATGGACCCTTGGTACATGGCAACAG AGTTCCCCCACGTGCACGACGATGGCTGGATTGGGATCATCATTGGGT TCGTGatcttcctgctcctgctgctggcagggctgctggCGCTGCTCTACTTCTACCACCACCGCTACAAGGGCTCTTACCACACCAATGAGCCCAAGGCCATCCAGGATTACGGCAGTGCCACCAAGCCGCCATCGGCACGCAAGGACCAGAACCTGCCCCAGATCCTGGAGGAGCCGAGAGGGGActag